From a region of the Marasmius oreades isolate 03SP1 chromosome 7, whole genome shotgun sequence genome:
- the ILV5 gene encoding Bifunctional acetohydroxyacid reductoisomerase (BUSCO:EOG09262N3C), producing MSSVSCAALRAVSRRVPRAVSTSSTRIAFYSLLVNAPSKTAASKFSLVQTRGLKTLDFAGTKETVYERSDWPLAKLQEYFKNDTLALIGYGSQGHGQGLNARDNGLNVIVGVRKDGESWKQAQEDGWVPGETLFPIEDAIKRGTIIMNLLSDAAQSQTWPTIAPLITKGKTLYFSHGFSVVYKEDTKVVPPSDVDVILVAPKGSGRTVRTLFKEGRGINSSIAVWQDVSGKAKEKAIALGVGIGSGYMYDTTFQKEVYSDLYGERGVLMGAIQGLFLAQYQVLRKNGHTPSEAFNETVEEATQSLYPLIGEKGMDYMYNACSTTARRGALDWAPVFEKANVPIFEKLYESVRNGTETRKSLEFNGRSTYRQDLAKELEVINNQEIWRAGKTVRSLRPDYKPESD from the exons ATGTCctctgtctcttgtgctgCTCTTCGTGCTGTTTCAAGACGTGTACCTCGTGCCGTCTCTACTTCTAGCACACGAATTGCCTTTTACTCTCTTTTGGTCAATGCGCCTTCAAAAACTGCCGCGTCAAAATTTTCCCTCGTCCAG acTCGTGGTCTGAAGACCCTTGATTTCGCTGGCACCAAAGAAACTGTGTACGAGCGAAGTGACTGGCCCTTGGCTAAACTCCAAGAGTACTTCAAGAACGATACCCTCGCTCTCATTGGTTATGGCTCTCAAGGTCATGGCCAAGGTTTGAACGCTCGTGACAATGGTCTCAATGTCATTGTCGGTGTCCGCAAGGACGGCGAAAGCTGGAAGCAAGCACAAGAGGACGGATGG GTTCCAGGAGAAACCCTTTTCCCAATAGAAGATGCCATTAAACGCGGTACCATCATCATGAACCTCCTCTCTGACGCCGCCCAATCACAAACATGGCCCACCATTGCTCCTCTCATTACGAAAGGGAAGACTCTCTACTTCTCGCATGGTTTTTCCGTTGTCTACAAAGAGGACACTAAGGTGGTGCCACCATCTGATGTCGACGTTATTCTTGTTGCACCCAAGGGATCTGGTCGCACCGTCCGAACTCTCTTCAAGGAAGGCCGTGGTATCAACTCCAGTATTGCTGTTTGGCAAGATGTTTCGGGCAAGGCCAAGGAGAAGGCTATCGCTCTTGGTGTTGGTATCGGCTCCGGATACATGTACGATACCACCTTCCAGAAGGAAGTGTACTCGGACTTGTACGGTGAACGTGGTGTC TTGATGGGTGCCATCC AGGGTCTATTCCTGGCTCAATACCAAGTCCTCCGCAAGAACGGACATACTCCGTCAGAGGCATTCAACGAAACGGTCGAGGAAGCGACTCAATCATTGTATCCCTTGATTGGCGAAAAAGG AATGGACTACATGTACAACGCCTGCTCCACGACTGCTCGCCGGGGAGCTCTCGACTGGGCCCCGGTCTTTGAGAAGGCCAATGTTCCGATCTTCGAAAAGCTTTACGAGTCTGTCCGCAACGGCACAGAAACAAGGAAGTCACTAGAGTTCAACGGACGCTCGACTTACAGACAAGATCTTGCAAAGGAACTTGAGGTCATCAACAATCAAGAGATATGGCGGGCAG GCAAGACCGTCCGCTCTTTGCGACCCGATTACAAGCCTGAGTCAGACTAG
- the ACU8 gene encoding Acetyl-CoA hydrolase gives MKVTPSLRNAAVAGPSAALRERVRRPAYLKKLAQPSDLAPLFKNDDYIGWSGFTGVGYPKGTPTAIADYVESNNLQANPETKKKFNLFVGASVGPEVEDRWARLDMIARRYPHQVGKDIAKGINDGRINFADKHLSMFPQDLTYGYYSLKKKHGDPTKPLDWAIVEATAIDEQGHIVPGASVGATPEILQSADKIIIEVNTRIPNLEGLHDINHSWIPPHRQPYLITHPSDRIGTTAIPIDTERVVAIVESNKPDNTGENSPENEESRAIARHLIEFLSDEVTAGRLPKSLLPLQSGIGNVANSIIGGLADGPFEKVQVWTEVLQDTFIRFFDSGKLDFATATSIKFSPGGFDYFYKNWANYKDRLLLRSQQVANSPELIRRLGVIAMNTPLEVDIYAHANSTNALGSRMLNGLGGSADFLRNAKLSIMHTPSSRPTKNDPTGISCIVPFASHIDQTEHDLDIVVTEQGLADLRGLSPRERAPLIIKQCAHPDYKDMLLDYYERSLHECMKRGAGHEPHMLRHAFKFHTNLMEKGTMKIKSWDD, from the exons ATGAAGGTTACTCCCTCTCTACGGAACGCAGCCGTTGCCGGACCCTCAGCAGCTCTCCGAGAACGAGTTCGAAGGCCTGCATACCTCAAGAAACTTGCGCAGCCCAGCGACCTCGCGCCGCTGTTCAAG AACGATGACTAT ATCGGATGGTCTGGGTTCACCGGTGTCGGTTATCCCAAAGGCACTCCAACG GCGATCGCGGACTACGTGGAGTCCAACAACTTGCAAGCCAATCCAGAGACAAAAAAGAAATTTAATTTGTTTGTTGGTGCATCGGTCGGGCCTGAAGTAGAAGACCGCTGGGCGCGTCTTGATAT GATCGCTCGCCGGTACCCACATCAAGTCGGAAAAGACATTGCAAAAGGTATCAATGACGGTCGAATCAACTTCGCAGACAAGCATCTTTCCA TGTTTCCACAGGATTTGACGTATGGGTACTACAgtctgaagaagaaacacGGAGACCCCACAAAACCTCTTGATTGGGCTATCGTAGAGGCTACTGCAATCGACGAGCAAGGACATATTGTGCCCGGTGCATCTGTCGGAGCGACCCCCGAGATCCTACAATCTGCCGACAAAATTATCATTGAAGTCAATACACGTATTCCCAACTTGGAAGGCCTTCATGATATCAATCATTCTTGGATTCCCCCTCACCGTCAGCCATATCTGATTACGCATCCCTCTGATCGAATTGGTACCACCGCAATCCCAATAGACACGGAGCGTGTCGTGGCAATCGTGGAAAGTAACAAACCGGATAACACTGGCGAGAATTCTCCCGAG AATGAAGAATCCCGCGCCATTGCTAGACATCTCATCGAGTTCCTCTCAGATGAGGTCACCGCTGGAAGACTTCCCAAGTCCCTGCTTCCTCTTCAATCCGGTATCGGAAACGTAGCAAACTCCATTATCGGAGGTCTCGCCGATGGTCCTTTCGAAAAAGTTCAAGTGTGGACTGAGGTGCTTCAAG ATACGTTCATCCGCTTCTTCGATTCTGGCAAATTGGACTTTGCTACCGCAACCTCCATTAAGTTCAGTCCTGGAGGCTTTGACTATTTCTACAAGA ACTGGGCGAACTACAAGGATCGTTTACTTCTCCGTTCTCAACAAGTTGCTAACTCGCCCGAGTTGATCCGGCGGTTGGGTGTCATTGCTATGAACACTCCTCTTGAAGTTGACATT TACGCACACGCAAATTCGACGAATGCACTTGGTTCTCGAATGCTCAACGGTCTCGGTGGTTCCGCCGACTTTTTGAGGAACGCCAAACTTTCCATTATGCACACGCCGTCGAG TCGACCTACCAAGAACGATCCCACGGGTATAAGCTGTATCGTACCATTCGCTTCACATATTGACCAAACCG AACACGACCTCGACATTGTCGTCACTGAACAAGGGTTGGCTGACCTTCGTGGTCTTTCTCCACGCGAAAGGGCACCCCTTATCATCAAGCAATGTGCCCATCCCGATTATAAAGATATGTTGCTTGAT TACTATGAGCGTTCTCTGCACGAGTGTATGAAGAGAGGAGCAGGACATGAGCCACACATGTTGAGACACGCCTTCAAATTCCATACGAATTTAATGGAGAAGGGAACTATGAAGATCAAGTCGTGGGATGATTAG
- the LYS4_1 gene encoding mitochondrial Homoaconitase, translating to MCLHTNGDSLPADRSEMVEVPLTNGTNGVKTIEKRGTSRPVNGHSANRVNPYAPRASDFLSNISNFNIIESTLREGEQFANAFFDTKTKIAIAKALDAFGVEYIELTSPAASEQSRADCEAICKLGLKAKVLTHIRCHMDDARIAVETGVDGVDVVIGTSSFLREFSHGKDMTYITKTAIEVIEFVKSKGIEVRFSSEDSFRSDLVDLLSIYQTVDKIGVNRVGIADTVGCANPRQVYDLVRTLRGVVNCDIETHFHNDTGMAIANAYTALEAGATHIDTSVLGIGERVGITPLGGLVACLYAANPEYVKSKYNLPMLREIENLVAEAVEVNVPFMNPITGYCAFTHKAGIHAKAILNNPSTYEILKPEDFGLTRYVSIGHRLTGWNAVKSRTEQLGLQLTDDEVKDATAKIKELADVRTQSMDDVDSLLRIYHSGIQSGELAVGQKEALDRLLKKHRESISRDETLAAVAA from the exons ATGTGCCTCCACACAAACGGTGACTCTCTACCCGCAGATCGCTCAGAGATGGTCGAAGTACCTCTCACCAATGGCACCAACGGCGTCAAGACGATCGAGAAACGGGGAACATCTCGTCCAGTCAACGGTCATTCAGCAAACCGCGTCAACCCTTATGCTCCAAGAGCGTCTGATTTCCTATCTAATATCTCCAACTTCAACATTATCGAGAGTACCCTTCGAG AAGGAGAGCAGTTCGCCAATGCTTTCTTCGATACCAAGACCAAGATTGCTATCGCCAAAGCTCTGGACGCTTTCGGCGTCGAGTACATTGAATTAACGTCACCTGCTGCCTCGGAGCAGTCGCGTGCCGACTGTGAAGCAATTTGCAAGCTCGGGTTGAAGGCCAAGGTCCTCACACATATTAGATGTCATATGGACGATGCTCGTATCGCTGTAGAGACTG GTGTCGATGGTGTCGATGTCGTTATTGGAACGTCCTCTTTCCTACGGGAATTCTCACATGGAAAGGATATGACCTACATTACGAAGACTGCTATTGAAGTTATCGAGTTCGTCAAGTCCAAGGGCATCGAAGTCCGTTTCTCTTCAGAAGACTCCTTCCGTTCTGATCTCGTCGATCTCTTGTCGATCTACCAAACAGTCGACAAGATTGGCGTAAACCGGGTCGGTATTGCCGATACTGTTGGCTGCGCCAACCCGAGACAGGTTTACGACTTGGTAAGAACATTGAGGGGTGTTGTCAACTGTGACATTGAAACCCACTTCCATAATGACACCGGAATGG CCATTGCCAACGCTTACACTGCCCTCGAAGCTGGTGCAACTCACATCGATACTTCAGTCCTCGGTATCGGCGAGCGAGTTGGCATCACCCCCCTCGGAGGTCTCGTTGCCTGCCTGTACGCTGCTAACCCTGAATACGTCAAGTCCAAGTACAACCTTCCCATGCTTCGAGAAATCGAGAACTTGGTAGCCGAGGCTGTTGAAGTCAACGTTCCCTTCATGAATCCTATCAC TGGTTACTGTGCATTTACACACAAGGCCGGTATCCACGCCAAAGCCATCCTCAACAATCCGAGCACCTATGAAATTCTCAAGCCCGAAGACTTTGGTCTCACTCGCTACGTCTCTATCGG CCATCGCCTGACTGGTTGGAACGCCGTCAAGTCTCGTACCGAGCAGCTCGGCCTTCAACTCACTGACGACGAG GTCAAGGACGCTACTGCCAAGATTAAGGAACTTGCCGACGTTCGTACCCAATCCATGGACGACGTTGATTCGCTCCTTCGTATTTACCACTCTGGCATACAATCCGGAGAGTTGGCTGTTGGACAAAAGGAGGCTCTTGACCGCCTACTCAAGAAGCACAGAGAGTCGATATCTCGTGATGAGACTCTTGCCGCTGTAGCTGCGTAA
- a CDS encoding uncharacterized protein (MEROPS:MER0078983), with protein MQLGLSFSTLLASILLASSIDARPVAEPVGMVKLPIRRVEQRSTDVHPHVYLQQHINRGNKRLALMSGREIPSDDELRHRILKRLDAIDRPRSKRSNHVGLAGGKAPVAGLSLNLKEGDAAQGNRGGKQKNNGTPPTGNTRGNGTPPTGAGTNDGTPPTGNTGGNSTSDGTPPTGDTGGNGTPPTGNTGGNSTSAGTPPTGDTGGNGTPPAGAGTPPEGVQAANPPSAKDSLGLDIEGADLSFLATIQMGTPPRDFSILMDSGSADLWVGSENCQTAQAAAPPAGAAGLQARARGGGGGVGNGAGNGAGVGGGNGGNGRAGNGAGAGGVGAGAGNAGNGAAGGAGAGGVGAGAGNAGNGAAGAGAGGTGGNGAGAGNGTGAGAAGAGAAGCGNHKFLGPQSSSSFQDSGKAFQVTYGTGAVAGTIVQDNIVVAGLTLKAHTFGTAQQETQDFSDNSVPFDGLMGLAKSTLSEQKTLTPIEALAKQGLVKEAITSYKIPRLADNKNDGEITFGGLDSTKFDQQTLVSLPNVNKNGFWEGAMDDVTVDGQSTQLQGRTAILDTGTTLIIAPAQDAATVHKLITGAQADGQGGFVLPCTFNQTVALSFGKATFAIDPRDMIVGGQPVAQDPQTGEQLCLSGISEGNIGGAQEWLVGDVFLKNAYFSTDVGKDTVSLAKLV; from the exons ATGCAACTCggactctctttctctaCGCTTCTGGCAAGCATTTTATTGGCATCCAGCATCGATGCTCGTCCTGTCGCCGAACCCGTTGGAATGGTAAAATTGCCGATACGCCGTGTTGAGCAACGCAGTACCGATGTTCATCCTCATGTT TATCTCCAACAACATATTAACCGCGGGAACAAACGACTAGCGCTCATGAGCGGGAGAGAAATCCCTTCCGACGATGAGCTCAGACACCGTATTCTGAAAAGACTGGACGCCATCGATCGCCCTCGGTCGAAGAGGTCGAACCACGTTGGATTGGCGGGTGGCAAAGCACCAGTGGCCGGCCTTTCTCTGAATTTGAAGGAGGGAGATGCTGCTCAAGGGAATAGAGGTGGCAAGCAAAAAAATAATGGTACTCCTCCCACTGGTAACACTCGCGGTAACGGTACTCCTCCTACTGGGGCCGGTACTAATGACGGTACTCCTCCCACTGGTAACACTGGTGGTAACAGTACTAGCGACGGTACCCCTCCCACTGGTGACACTGGCGGTAACGGTACTCCTCCCACTGGTAACACTGGTGGTAACAGTACTAGCGCCGGTACCCCTCCCACTGGTGACACTGGCGGTAACGGTACTCCTCCCGCTGGAGCCGGCACTCCCCCTGAAGGTGTACAAGCTGCCAACCCACCGAGCGCCAAAGATTCCCTGGGTCTTGACATCGA GGGTGCCGACCTCAGCTTCCTCGCCACCATTCAGATGGGCACCCCTCCCAGAGACTTTTCGATCCTCATGGATTCCGGATCCGCAGATCTGTGGGTCGGGTCAGAAAATTGTCAGACCGCTCAAGCTGCGGCACCACCTGCTGGTGCTGCGGGTCTTCAAGCCCGCGctcgtggtggtggtggtggtgtcgGTAATGGTGCCGGTAATGGTGccggtgttggtggtggtaatGGTGGTAACGGTAGGGCTGGTAATGGTGCCGGGGctggtggtgttggtgctggtgctggtaaTGCCGGTAATGGCGCTGCTGGTGGTGCCGGGGctggtggtgttggtgctggtGCCGGTAATGCCGGTAATGGCgctgctggtgctggtgctggtggtACTGGTGGTAATGGTGCCGGGGCTGGTAATGGTACTGGTGCCGGTGCTGCTGGGGCTGGTGCTGCTGGATGT GGAAACCACAAATTCCTTGGTCCTCAATCCTCTAGCTCGTTCCAAGATTCCGGAAAGGCTTTCCAGGTCACCTACGGTACCGGTGCTGTTGCTGGCACCATCGTTCAAGACAACATAGTTGTTGCAGGACTCACGTTGAAAGCACATACGTTTGGTACCGCGCAGCAAGAGACGCAGGACTTTTCGGATAATAGCGTGCCCTTCGATGGTCTGATGGGCTTGGCTAAATCCACCCTATCCGAACAAAAAACTCTCACACCGATCGAGGCTCTCGCGAAACAGGGACTGGTGAAAGAAGCCATCACTTCCTACAAGATTCCAAGACTAGCTGATAACAAGAACGACGGGGAGATCACGTTTGG TGGTCTGGATAGCACGAAATTCGATCAGCAAACGCTCGTGTCCTTACCCAACGTCAACAAGAATGGGTTCTGGGAGGGTGCTATGGACGATGTCACCGTAGATGGTCAAAGCACCCAGTTGCAAGGTCGTACCGCCATTTTGGATACCGGTACTACCTTGATTATCGCCCCTGCTCAAGATGCTGCCACTGTTCACAAGTTGATTACCGGTGCTCAAGCCGATGGTCAAGGAGGTTTTGTCCTTCCATGTACCTTCAATCAAACCGTGGCACTCTCCTTTGGTAAGGCAACATTTGCAATCGATCCTCGGGACATGATCGTTGGTGGACAGCCGGTTGCCCAAGACCCACAGACAGGAGAGCAATTGTGTCTTTCGGGTATAAGCGAGGGAAATATTGGAGGTGCACAGGAGTGGTTGGTAGGGGATGTGTTCTTGAAGAATGCGTATTTCAGTACGGATGTGGGTAAGGACACTGTTTCGCTGGCGAAACTTGTTTGA
- a CDS encoding uncharacterized protein (BUSCO:EOG09263C55), with translation MAKEKLPKPASRSKHLKSSIGAPSQRSQPSRKGKRAWRKNVDLDDLEEGLEETRSEERVHGTALHKLADNELFHIDTEGDDKIRLSLPKFATSQLTSAKILAQRSAVPAVYSRSNSTNSGSKRKAVTHAEKERLLRQAKKPRKGPFNVIVDEKSDKWGGATAAGLSEAVKNSGNHDPWDAGETPDNTNEDDFGTEGIKSLHKPPPKPPKHTLSSSQSDPRTHIQLSAVPAPHAGMSYNPPASAHQELLLQAHNAEQKEEEKAEKTREVKERMEKARALEGIGEPEARPGMTVDQPKDEDGETPSGEVITKKMPERKTKSQRRKEARRLEEKRILAERAAKKRMLSALNSISARNLRKSTTPNSEEIAARRRELLAVKLKNGLAGRRMGKYKVPEGHIDVQLGEELSESLRGLKVEGNLFRDRFLNLQQRALIEPRLPVLPKKRRNKVVEYEKHAWKRFDKIQEKF, from the exons ATGGCAAAGGAGAAATTACCCAAGCCGGCTTCAAGATCAAAACATCTCAAGTCTTCTATAGGCGCGCCTTCTCAAAGATCCCAACCTAGCCGTAAAGGAAAGCGAGCATGGAGAAAAAATGTTGACTTAGATGATTTGGAGGAAGGCTTGGAGGAAACACGGTCAGAAGAGAGGGTTCATGG GACTGCATTGCACAAACTAGCCGATAACGAGCTCTTTCATATAGACACCGAAGGCGACGACAAGA TCCGACTTTCCCTACCAAAATTTGCCACCTCGCAGTTAACATCTGCGAAAATCCTCGCACAACGATCAGCAGTACCGGCAGTTTACTCTCGTTCCAATTCTACCAATTCAGGTTCGAAAAGAAAGGCCGTCACCCATGCAGAAAAAGAACGATTGCTTCGACAAGCTAAAAAACCACGAAAGGGTCCCTTTAACGTAATTGTCGATGAAAAGAGCGATAAATGGGGTGGTGCAACCGCAGCTG GTCTGAGCGAAGCAGTCAAGAACAGTGGTAACCACGATCCCTGGGATGCGGGTGAAACTCCAGATAATACCAACGAAGACGACTTTGGCACAGAGGGGATTAAAAGTCTACATAAACCGCCTCCAAAACCACCGAAACACACTTTATCTTCCTCCCAATCAGATCCACGGACACATATACAATTATCCGCTGTACCCGCCCCACATGCTGGTATGTCATATAACCCACCGGCGTCGGCACATCAAGAACTTCTTCTGCAAGCACATAACGCAGagcagaaggaggaggagaaggcggAGAAGACTAGGGAAGTGAAGGAGAGGATGGAGAAGGCAAGGGCGTTGGAGGGGATCGGAGAGCCGGAAGCCAGGCCTGGTATGACAGTCGATCAAccgaaagatgaagatggagaaacGCCATCTGGAGAGGTTATTACCAAAAAGATGCCCGAAAGAAAAACCAAATCCCAGCGGCGGAAAGAAGCACGAAGGTTGGAAGAG AAACGAATTCTGGCAGAACGAGCCGCCAAGAAAAGGATGTTGTCAGCCCTGAATAGCATCAGCGCGAGAAATCTTCGTAAATCCACGACGCCGAATAGTGAGGAGATAGCCGCAAGACGGAGGGAATTATTGGCGGTCAAATTGAAGAATGGACTGGCGGGACGTCGCATGGGCAAGTATAAGGTTCCGGAGGGACACATTGACGTTCAACTCGGGGAGGAGTTGAGTGAAAGTCTGAGAGGGTTAaag GTCGAAGGAAATCTTTTCCGAGATCGATTCCTCAATTTACAACAAAGAGCACTCATTGAGCCGCGGTTACCTGTCTT GCCGAAAAAGCGACGAAATAAGGTTGTGGAGTACGAGAAACACGCTTGGAAAAGGTTTGACAAGATCCAAGAAAAGTTCTGA